A stretch of the Vigna radiata var. radiata cultivar VC1973A chromosome 7, Vradiata_ver6, whole genome shotgun sequence genome encodes the following:
- the LOC106766177 gene encoding uncharacterized protein LOC106766177: protein MRAIGKDKYRGERKDTQGSPSSIKCYGCGERGHIKIDCTKNKRCEEKKEKKFPNKKKAYIAWEENDSSSSSSSDSDEEANLCLMADSDNAQSQFLTKKNKYIKEETIEVQGNCSAIMQKTLPPKFKDPRSFSIPCTIEDHDVGKALVDLGASINLMPLYMLKKISGLEVKPTRMVFQMTNRSITHPYGVVEDVVIQIVKLKFPMDFVVMEMGEDVEIPPILGRPFMKTAKVVIHMKEGILKLKDQDREVTFNVFDTGQPIQIK, encoded by the exons ATGAGAGCAATAGGAAAGGACAAATACAGAGGAGAAAGGAAGGACACTCAAGGATCTCCATCGAGCATCAAGTGCtatggatgtggagaaagaggacacatCAAGATTGATTGTACCAAGAATAAGAgatgtgaagaaaagaaagaaaagaaatttccCAATAAGAAGAAGGCTTACATAGCGTGGGAAGAAAATGATTCCAGTTCTTCAAGCTCAAGTGACTCAGATGAGGAAGCAAATCTTTGCTTAATGGCTGACTCTGATAATGCTCAaagtcaa TTTCTCaccaaaaagaataaatatataaaggaaGAAACAATTGAAGTACAGGGAAATTGCAGTGCCATAATGCAGAAGACTCTCCCTCCAAAATTTAAAGATCCGAGGAGTTTCTCCATTCCTTGCACTATTGAAGATCATGATGTAGGGAAAGCTCTTGTTGACTTAGGGGCTAGCATCAATCTGATGCCCCTATATATGCTTAAGAAGATTAGTGGTCTGGAAGTCAAACCCACAAGGATGGTGTTTCAAATGACGAACAGGTCTATCACGCATCCCTATGGTGTAGTGGAAGATGTGGTGATTCAAATTGTTAAACTTAAATTCCCAATGGATTTTGTAGTGATGGAGATGGGAGAAGATGTAGAGATACCGCccattcttggaagacctttcatgaagacagcTAAGGTTGTTATTCATATGAAAGAgggaatattgaaattaaaggACCAAGATAGAGAGGTAACTTTCAATGTCTTTGATACTGGGCAACCGATCCAAATAAAATAG